Proteins from one Lachnospiraceae bacterium KGMB03038 genomic window:
- a CDS encoding polysaccharide deacetylase family protein → MTKRNRKIGIVCMFLYLICLTGSARMTELSEKGTAEETADGSRTEARGENSGKEMLKIAMTFDDGPSVYTEQLLDGLKEREVKAAFFLIGRSAEEYPEVVRRIDREGHLIGNHTYNHVQIKGLPAGEAKEEIEKTDRAVYELTGKHTAYIRPPFGAWEEDLELDYEVLPAMWTIDPLDWTTENIDEIVDRVVTQAGENDIILLHDCYESSVEAALRIIDILQGEGFEFVRVDELIIE, encoded by the coding sequence ATGACAAAAAGAAATAGAAAAATCGGAATTGTATGTATGTTCCTGTATCTGATCTGCCTAACGGGAAGCGCAAGGATGACGGAACTTTCAGAAAAGGGAACAGCGGAGGAAACGGCGGATGGAAGCAGGACGGAGGCGCGGGGAGAGAATAGCGGGAAAGAAATGCTCAAGATCGCCATGACCTTTGACGATGGTCCCAGTGTGTATACGGAACAGCTTCTGGACGGACTGAAAGAAAGGGAAGTCAAAGCCGCATTTTTCCTCATTGGCAGGTCGGCGGAGGAATATCCGGAAGTGGTCAGGAGGATCGACAGGGAAGGACACCTGATCGGGAATCACACCTATAACCATGTGCAGATCAAAGGGCTGCCTGCCGGGGAGGCTAAAGAAGAGATTGAGAAAACCGATCGTGCGGTATATGAACTGACCGGGAAACATACCGCGTATATACGGCCTCCTTTTGGGGCGTGGGAAGAGGACCTGGAGCTGGATTACGAAGTGCTTCCGGCTATGTGGACCATTGATCCTCTGGACTGGACGACAGAAAACATAGATGAAATTGTAGATCGGGTAGTGACGCAGGCGGGGGAAAATGATATTATTCTATTGCACGATTGCTACGAATCCTCCGTGGAAGCGGCCCTGCGGATCATAGATATCCTGCAGGGGGAAGGATTCGAATTCGTAAGAGTGGATGAATTGATCATAGAGTAG
- a CDS encoding tRNA threonylcarbamoyladenosine dehydratase, translated as MNSEFSRTIQLLGEETFQILRRSSVMVLGVGGVGSHCIEALARSGVGKLTLVDGDQVALSNINRQSIAFHSTVGRDKTEVMKEKIQDISPQIQVDCRKIFVLPENVEALFDQRPDYIVDAIDTVSAKIAVAEKAAAEGIPIISSMGTGNKLHGELFEIADLSETSVCPLCRVMRRELRARGIEHLKVLYSKEKPIPPKRQEEEQGRRIAPGSISFVPPVAGLLIAGEVIRDLIALGEK; from the coding sequence ATGAACAGTGAATTTTCCAGAACAATACAGCTCCTGGGGGAAGAAACCTTTCAGATCCTGCGGAGATCTTCCGTGATGGTGCTGGGAGTGGGAGGCGTGGGCTCCCACTGTATCGAGGCCCTGGCAAGGAGCGGAGTGGGGAAACTGACCCTGGTAGATGGGGACCAGGTCGCGCTGTCTAATATTAACCGCCAGTCCATTGCCTTTCACAGTACCGTAGGAAGGGATAAGACAGAAGTAATGAAGGAAAAGATACAGGATATCAGCCCCCAGATCCAGGTGGACTGCAGGAAGATCTTTGTGCTCCCGGAGAATGTAGAAGCCTTGTTTGACCAGCGGCCGGATTATATCGTGGACGCTATCGACACGGTCTCGGCCAAGATCGCGGTGGCGGAAAAGGCGGCGGCAGAGGGGATTCCGATCATCAGCAGCATGGGAACAGGAAATAAGCTGCACGGGGAACTTTTTGAGATCGCGGATCTAAGTGAAACTTCCGTGTGTCCTCTGTGCCGGGTGATGCGCCGGGAGCTGCGGGCAAGAGGGATTGAACATTTGAAGGTGCTGTATTCAAAAGAAAAGCCGATTCCGCCAAAACGGCAGGAAGAAGAGCAGGGCCGCCGGATCGCGCCGGGGAGTATTTCCTTTGTGCCGCCGGTAGCGGGACTTCTGATCGCCGGGGAAGTGATCCGGGATCTGATCGCTTTGGGAGAGAAATAG